The stretch of DNA GCTTGCCGGTGAGCACGTTCGCCGCCAAGAACGCCATCAACGACACGGCCAAGAAGCTGAGGCCCCCGCCGGTCATGTTCGGCTCCAACAGCGGCCGCCGCACCATCGACGCGTCGTAGAGCATCCGCACCAGCAAGAAGCCGTTCACCACGAGCAGCCACACGTAGCCGATGCGTTCGACGCCCAGTCCGGTAGCAGGATCGTCGGCTTGCCCGCGCAGCGCGTGCTCGATGCAGAGCAGGCCCGGCGCCAACAGGATGACCAACAAGAGGTCGAGGTTGCGCATGCAGAAGACGCGGTTGAACTTGAAGAACAACGCGATCGTCAGCAGCGAAGAGAGATACGCCCACGACGTGGGGTTCACTCGCTCGTAATGGAAGAGCAGTTCGCTCATTTTCCGCCTGGAACAGGGCGCCGGATCATTCCGCATCGCGGCGCCATCGTGGGGCCGCCCAAACAGGCTAAGCAACCCGGCCCGCGTTGCAAGCCGTTTCCACAATTAGCTTTGCGAATCAGACCCTACCCATCTTAACCCGTCGCGGGCCTCCTCGGCCCAGGGGCTTTCCGGGGCGATCTCCAAAAACCGCCGCCAGTGCGGCGCCGCGGCCTCGTGATCGCCGTGCTTTTCGCAGATCCGCGCCAAGTGAAAATGGGCGTCGGCGTAGGCCTCGTGCTGGTCGAGCGCCCCCCGCACCGCGGCGACGGCGAGCTGGTGCTCGCCTAGATCGCTGAGCACACAGCCCAGATTGACCCGGGCCTCGAGGTGCTCGGGGTCCAACTCTAGCGCCGCGTAATAGCGCTCCCGCGCAGCGACCGACTGCCCCGCGGCGTACAACCAATCGGCGAGGACAAAGTGATCCTCGGCCGTCGGCGGCGACTCGAGCATCGCCAGGCGCCAGGCGTCGATCGCCTCGTCAAGCGTCCCCTCGTCGTGCAGCCGCCAGGCGCGCTCGCGCTGGGTGGTGGGTTCGGCGTCGGCGAGCGAGTCCATCCGCAAGACGATTGTCGCGTCTTCGTCCGACACCTCGTCGAAGTCGAACCGCCGCTGCCCCGAGACGTCGCGTAGCGCCGCCTCGCCGCGCACCAAGAGTTCACCACCCTCGATCACCAGCGGCAGCTCGGCGATCGCACGGTCGTACGCGGGGTGCGCCGCCGCGAGCCGATCGACCACCGAGTCGATCGCCGCCAGCGAACGCCCTTCACGCAGGAGGTCCGAGAGCAGCTGCGCGACGCGGGCCTCTTCGAAATCGAAGTACGCCAGCCGCTGCACCCAGCAGGCGGGCCGGATCACGCCGCGCCGCGCCCAACGCTGCACCGCCGCGAGCGGGGCGCCGACG from Botrimarina mediterranea encodes:
- a CDS encoding tetratricopeptide repeat protein; amino-acid sequence: MPAETPAPPLDVLSGRRLRLVGRFVGVSKREASAAVERRGGAIDDAAPDLVVIGEAATTADRERAVQEAAASGAECWSESELWRQLGLVEADPLLCEGAVRRLYSPAMLADLVGAPLAAVQRWARRGVIRPACWVQRLAYFDFEEARVAQLLSDLLREGRSLAAIDSVVDRLAAAHPAYDRAIAELPLVIEGGELLVRGEAALRDVSGQRRFDFDEVSDEDATIVLRMDSLADAEPTTQRERAWRLHDEGTLDEAIDAWRLAMLESPPTAEDHFVLADWLYAAGQSVAARERYYAALELDPEHLEARVNLGCVLSDLGEHQLAVAAVRGALDQHEAYADAHFHLARICEKHGDHEAAAPHWRRFLEIAPESPWAEEARDGLRWVGSDSQS